The sequence GAGAGCAGATCAGTGGAGAGAACTGACCAAAGGCGAGAGAGTTCAGAGGCAGTGACGGAGACTGAGGGATCAGAGCAGAGAGCAGAGCAGCGGTTGCGAGAGCAGATTTGAAGCAAAAACAGAGCAACGGCGGAAAGCGGCATAAAAGAGCAAAAAAGAGCAGATCGGAGACGAGCTCAGAGGTGGCGAACGACAAATGCTAACTTCCTAGAGATTCAGATTCAGAGTTTACCTGGCCCTTAAATATGTTCCTCAAATAAACAATAAAGGCCATTAAAAGAGTTTACCTGGCCCTTATCCAAAAGATATCGACAAAGGGACTCCGAATCATCAATTCTACCAAATCCTTCAGCTTCTTTTCCATAGTAGTAGCTGAAATCAATGAATAGATAAAATGCCCCCTGCATGTGGGAAGAAAGAGTACACATTTATGAAGCAGAACAACAAACATATTAGGAAGAGACAAAACACAGAGAATAACTATTAGGGAATTAACAAAAACATAATTGAGTTTTCTCAAACCTGGGGTTCTGATATTTTAAGACCCTCAATTTCCCTAAAACTTTTAACCAAGAAATCTCATCCCTACAAGATGAGAAAATTAGAATTTTCTTGGTATGCTAATATTACACATGATAAAAAAAACTGAGAAAAGGGAGTAACAGCATTTGCTGCCAACAGACCTGAACCACAAGAGCTTCACCGAACATCCTGAAATCTGTGGCACAGAGAGGTTCAACTgttaaaccaaaaccaaaagaagaGCCAGCCAAATTGAGTTTCCCTATtcaaagctcaaatttctcttcCCTAAGGGCCATTTCGGCAGCctcttcctcctcatcatcaagcACAAAGTACTCATTCTTCTCCATAGGCCTAAACATATAGGACATCACCATGTAAAATGCAAGGCTCACGGTCTCCTCGGCTGCATTGCTCACCCACTGGTACTTATAATTAAAAGATTCAGCATaatgctattcttgctttttCAATACTTAGAATAAATACATCAATGGGAGATTATAAAATTAAACAATctagaagaaaaaaattaatctGAACAGAATTTGAAACCTTGTCGAAATTTCAGTGTCTTAGTGGATCCTCTTGATGAAGTAAACACATCCTCAATACCAGCGAACTACAACACCTTCTTTGGAACCCTCATACTCTATTGATATAAAAAATTAGGCAAGAATAGAATACAAGGAGACATCTTCAATTATATATAAAAGTCGTGAAACTTCAATGCTAACAAATCCGTACAAGGCATAACAAAGTCATAGTATCCCCTATTTTCAGATTTCAATCATGATTATACAAAAATTTGATCCTCCTGAAACTTAAATTTGCATATTTCCTCCCTGGAGATTACGTGTATCatagatataaaaataaaaaattgaaaaagaaagaagacaGATATACCGTCGATGGCCTGAGTGATTGATTCGAAATCCATGAAAGTTTTGGTTGCTCTGTCGTGAGAGCTCTGAATTAGAATGATCGGTCGCGATTTGACTGCAGAATGTGAAAAGAACAGAATAGATTAGGGTTTTATACTCGTGAAAGAGGGGAAGAGAAGGACGAGGGGGACGGGGGACGGCGAACGGCGAACGGCGAACGGCAATCGGTAAATGGCAAACGGCGAACGAAGAATGGAGAATGGCGAACGCAAACTGCAGTGCGATGAAGGCTAAGCTGTGGTGATACTTTCTCATGTCCTCTTCTCATATCAAACGAGCATGAATAAGGTGGAAGAAATAGGAAGTAAATGAAAAAGTGTAAGAGGTATAGTCTCAACATAGTGACTAGTGACAGTTAAAAAAATTGATGCAAAAGTGTCACAGTATTGCTAAATAGAGACATTTATTTTAAGTGTCGTAAAATAAGCGTAGCTATATACTTAATTTGTTGTAGTGTATGGTGactatttatttttagaaatacttcaaaatattattaaaattaaagtaaatatttttattatttaataatatttttaatttaaaaataaaaaattactaaaatataaaaaaaattaacttNNNNNNNNNNNNNNNNNNNNNNNNNNNNNNNNNNNNNNNNNNNNNNNNNNNNNNNNNNNNNNNNNNNNNNNNNNNNNNNNNNNNNNNNNNNNNNNNNNNNNNNNNNNNNNNNNNNNNNNNNNNNNNNNNNNNNNNNNNNNNNNNNNNNNNNNNNNNNNNNNNNNNNNNNNNNNNNNNNNNNNNNNNNNNNNNNNNNNNNNNNNNNNNNNNNNNNNNNNNNNNNNNNNNNNNNNNNNNNNNNNNNNNNNNNNNNNNNNNNNNNNNNNNNNNNNNNNNNNNNNNNNNNNNNNNNNNNNNNNNNNNNNNNNNNNNNNNNNNNNNNNNNNNNNNNNNNNNNNNNNNNNNNNNNNNNNNNNNNNNNNNNNNNNNNNNNNNNNNNNNNNNNNNNNNNNNNNNNNNNNNNNNNNNNNNNNNNNNNNNNNNNNNNNNNNNNNNNNNNNNNNNNNNNNNNNNNNNNNNNNNNNNNNNNNNNNNNNNNNNNNNNNNNNNNNNNNNNNNNNNNNNNNNNNNNNNNNNNNNNNNNNNNNNNNNNNNNNNNNNNNNNNNNNNNNNNNNNNNNNNNNNNNNNNNNNNNNNNNNNNNNNNNNNNNNNNNNNNNNNNNNNNNNNNNNNNNNNNNNNNNNNNNNNNNNNNNNNNNNNNNNNNNNNNNNNNNNNNNNNNNNNNNNNNNNNNNNNNNNNNNNNNNNNNNNNNNNNNNNNNNNNNNNNNNNNNNNNNNNNNNNNNNNNNNNNNNNNNNNNNNNNNNNNNNNNNNNNNNNNNNNNNNNNNNNNNNNNNNNNNNNNNNNNNNNNNNNNNNNNNNNNNNNNNNNNNNNNNNNNNNNNNNNNNNNNNNNNNNNNNNNNNNNNNNNNNNNNNNNNNNNNNNNNNNNNNNNNNNNNNNNNNNNNNNNNNNNNNNNNNNNNNNNNNNNNNNNNNNNNNNNNNNNNNNNNNNNNNNNNNNNNNNNNNNNNNNNNNNNNNNNNNNNNNNNNNNNNNNNNNNNNNNNNNNNNNNNNNNNNNNNNNNNNNNNNNNNNNNNNNNNNNNNNNNNNNNNNNNNNNNNNNNNNNNNNNNNNNNNNNNNNNNNNNNNNNNNNNNNNNNNNNNNNNNNNNNNNNNNNNNNNNNNNNNNNNNNNNNNNNNNNNNNNNNNNNNNNNNNNNNNNNNNNNNNNNNNNNNNNNNNNNNNNNNNNNNNNNNNNNNNNNACTTTTTATATTctctttgtttttcattttagAAAACAGTCAATTAGAAAGTTGTCGACTTTCAGTGTAACAACTTTGTAAATGTCAACATAACATGTCACAACATAAAAAAAtctttgttttgatttatttCCATCCATTTTATATATATTGGTTGATAATGCCATGTTTTAATCTGCTCCTACTCATCAAACACGCAAAATAAACTTCATCATATAATGTACAATTAATGAGACATATGTTCATGTGAATCTGAATTAAATAGCCCACATGCATACATTGTATCGTTTCCCTTTGTTGGTTTGAAGCTTCCTAGCTGTTGAACATATATGGATTGCAAGTTGATAAAACAATTTGTTCACTAGACTTAGGAATATTCAGTCTAATAATTAACCCAAAAAAACATGCATATATCTACCTATGGGTATTatacatgtaacaccctaactaccaaaactCACACTTTCGACTGCGCGGCTCAGATAGattggacattacgacgacttttatactatataatactaaaatatgagcctgtttaaaattttaaaccgcaataccgatttaaaaatattttcgttcgataacgtacatccatagataccatacaacttacgaaaaaactcataaagagtacatccatatatatatatggtattACAAGCATTAGCCAATACCAtctctatccctcttacagaatacgtaaagataaaggcgaggaaaCAGTAATAAATAATAATCTAAATCAATACAGAGCATGTCAAcgacaactaaataaactcttcgtgacttctgcgcccatatcctgaaaggggaaaaatgtagggggtgagaacatcatcctcgaaagggttctcagtagaggatttttttgggaattactgtaataggatacgtgaagataaaccgtaccagtgattaataaccgtcttatgcctcttttcaaaaacaacggtttacaataaaagtaaagtcgaaaattttttctgaaagaggaatcgttcaattctcaaaaactcaaaagcctttcaaaaaggtttatctatgctgaaccaaaatagcctttcatatttttccaaaccagaaacacaaaaacgaaaccaaccatcggtccatcacatttcaaccacggccctaggtccAAAcactccaaccaacaaccaatcaccacagtccaacagagtctcagtcgcaaacacaaataggaaggttcaagcacaaacaaacagttacagcaagtagaacaaatagcagttaatcacaagtaatcacaaaggtaaaccaagtacaatatgcacactcaaacaatgtcacatagatgcatatgatgcatgcctgtcctagtggctgatgatatcatctgtcagttataaagccaacccgacaagtcctggtaactaaccattggactgtccctctgtcgcgcatccccaactcaatTTATACTCAACATAATCGTGATCATAAAcatgatccatatccaacaccctcactggtgtatatccagggggcgagctcatccggaactttcacagtgtctggccacacttacgacatagggtcaacagagtctcGAGCCTCCACCTGGAAtgcatggtggctagccactgctttcttccAGGGAAACTCATGTCTcaaatagtggaagtgcaacattcacatttcattcaatagcatatatgcattcattctcagccatggatcaacacccatctcagccatccggcttaaattcataattcatagtcagccatatgACTCAtgactcattcggcaatcagccataattgAATATCATACACAACCATTCCGactcataacaaaatagcacttccacgattcaacatcatcatttcgcaaaatcggcatttaagccataaattacTTTTTCTCAATCCACTTTACTTTGAAATAAAAAAAGGATTAAAAAATTAATCCTttccagccttggctttaaaattctcatttctcaaatcatcccAGGCTcacaagccacttttactcaaagtaaAGTCCTTTTTAAAACAacgccactctcggcatcctctttccaaaacttctaaAACCATGGAAATTAAAGAGTTATTTGAAAATATTCAAAATCCTCCATCCAACAACTGAATTTTATAACGAAAGTTCCTCGacagagtctcaagtctttaggggagattaacataactcatttcctcaaattcacttaaatcattaaaaccttggcttcctgatttgagtaacaaaataggatctaagccaaaccaagtcatgtaatcaattactcttttcaaagccgtttcctttacttaaacaaaaaccagcttcaaccccatggaaattctaaagcatttcaactgctcaaaaattattttagtctTGCAAACATTCAGAactcaaagagtacttaaaacttttcccaaaatattttagaatgaaacttgtcaatagacgtttaggttctttcaaagtcactgaaacttctctaattgaaaccctcaaatcaattcaaaggcataaacccccTTTTTTACATTTAAAATAGCCTTAAAGCATAAGTTTCTTCTAAATGACTTGTTCACAAGGAaaatataatacttttcttaagaaaaaagactaaatcacaattttctttttaataattcatttcagaAGCATAAGACATCCCTTTCTTAATAATTCAGAAAATATAGTAGAAATCTTTAACTCGTGAGTTTCCGAATAACGTTTTAGTAAAGTCCCAGATTCTACcggaatttcggcagcacctcccctaaaacttggactttgtcaCCCGGTTCGGGTTCCAACAAAACCGTtgcacaatccttttcaacagcccaaaatcTAAAATCAGTTCAAAGGCAAGCCAAATTCAACAGTCACCTCATTTCCATTTttcaaggaaaccgtttcaaaatcaaatcattatcagccaaataaactcatttctaaagctttaaagaaacggttcagtaacaatcattaatcaaaaaccagatcatttaaagcaagccaggctaaattcaagagtgtattctatttttcacattcttaagaaaatccattcaactcaaatcaatttccaatggattaaactcgatctcaaagctttaaaagaatcaacttcaaaagcatttcgtttcacaaaaccacacaacaatccagccaaacaacattcataatcattcgagacaatcaaacaatacataacgatgatacaatcaccaaatcattgtctcacatcaatatccatatgtaataattccaatatataaaaatatagttttcggaaagcgcccttA is a genomic window of Arachis ipaensis cultivar K30076 chromosome B06, Araip1.1, whole genome shotgun sequence containing:
- the LOC107604672 gene encoding aspartate aminotransferase-like isoform X3; amino-acid sequence: MFGEALVVQGAFYLFIDFSYYYGKEAEGFGRIDDSESLCRYLLDKGQYLAWLGEGSIDCPWIETRPLKESESGETLSAATWEV